The segment CATCCTTGTTCCGCGAAAGTCCCGACCCCGACAAAATGTACTCGGATCGACCGCCGTACGCGCCCAAGCCTTCACGCAGAGCCTGATCTGCCGACGACAGATTGGCGTAGTCTACTGCATAGTTTTCGTCGTGTGACTTGTCCGCGGCAATCTCGTTTGTGGCCAGATCACGGCTGAGAAATCGCAGCGTGGAACCGGCCAGCGGATCGTAGATCGACGTGCGGTCGTCCGCATATTTGAAAGTAAGGGACGCCAGTTGGCTTGATCTCGCGAACTTTCGATGCGGTTTTCGAAGCAACGCATTGTGGATGAAGCTGGACAAACTTCTCCACGATTTGATTTGGCGATTGTTGATCGAAAAAGCCGTCGCCACGACACGGCCTCTTCCAATTCGGCGCTCCAACGCCAGTCCGCTGGAACCTTCGATGAAGCTTGCATCAACATGCGGCTTGAACCGGATCGCCGGGAGCGGCGAGTTGTCCCGAATGGCCAAGTCGAGTTTCTCGGCTTCGTTCTTGGCCGACACGATCGACCAATTGGTATTTAGCTCTTCGACATCGGCCTTGTTGAGCACGATCGACTCTTCAAACTGGCCTGGCAAATAGTCGGCGAGAAAGCTGGACTGTAGACGGTCCAGGCAGTCCGGCCCGCTGAAAATGATTTGTCCACCAAAATGCAACCAGTCCACGAGAGCCTGTTGTTGCTGTCTGGAAAGATCATCCGGATCCAGGTCATCCCAGATTAGATACGCGATCGTCGTCCAGTTCAGCGATTGGCCCGGCAGTGGAATTGGGTTGTCTTTGGTCGTCGGTACGACCGAATAGAACACGGGTTGTTCGCCCATCGATCCTGTGCCTGCCGGCAGCGTCACGCAATCCAGAAACGAAAGATACTTCAGCGAATCAGAACGGTTCGACAGCAGTACGACGTGGAACTGATAATCCTCCAGCAGGTTGTGAGGATAAGCCATGTTGATGGCCGGAAGGCTGCCTCCGTTGTTGAGCAGATAGCTGATCGTTCCGGTTTTCGAGCTGCTTTTCTTTCGCGGAAGATAAACGCTGGTTTCCAGTTTCTTCCAGTCGCCTTTGACCAGATTCACAGGTCGCGAAGTCTGAACGTAATAGTCGGTGCCTTCGATCAGATGCGGACGGTTTTGGAAATAGCTGGTCGTTTCCAGATAGCCGTCGGCGTTGAAGTTGTTAGCGATTGCCAGAAAGTCGATGCTGACCCAGTGCCCCAATTTCGTTCGGTTGAATCGAACCGCGGGGTCGATCCGTGAGAGCATGGCTCGCTTTTTGTCGTCGTCTTCGGCTTCCTCTTCAAGCTTCTTCTTCTCTTCCGGGTCGATCGGATAATAGCCAGGCAACGTGACCGGCGTCTGGGACTCGAAGTTCTCTTTCGCCTTCTTTTCTTCTTCCGGTTTTTCGGCTGTGTCTTCGAAACATCCTTTGCAACCGGTCGTCAGCAATAACGATGACATCAACGCAAAAATCAACAGACGTCTGGTTGCTACGGCGGCACGATGGAACTGCTTCATGGTCGATTCAAAGCACGAGGAAAAGTTTCAGCCCTCATTCTAACGTTCTGCGACCACCGCGTGGCGGCTTGATTTGAGGTTAAACGCAAGAAACACAGCCATCACCAGCATCGCAATCAGCGGCCGCTGGTTAAGCACCGGTTTCAGGATTTCCAAATTCGCCGTCGGAAGCTTGAGGTTCGCCAAAAGAAAGATCACCACACAGGCAACAATCAAAGCCGTTAGTGTTAGATGATCCCGCATTCGGCTGGCAATCACCTGCATGGGCAGCAGCAGGAACACAAGGTAGTGCCACCAGCACGTCCCGCCGCAAAACAACATCAGCAAAATCAGCAGCGAAAACTCCGCCAACAAATTTTTTCTGCCGGGAACCGCAGGGCTGAAAATCAGTCGCAAGTAAAACGCTGCCAGAACCAGCGCTCCGACCAGCGAACCGATTCGCACGTAGAGATTGCTGTCCGCGTCGCCTGAAATGGTGGTTCCCAGCTGATGAGCCGCGTTGGCGAACGTGTAGCAGTCATGAGCCGCTCTGACCCACGCCGATACGATCCGCAAACCGTGTTCGGCAAAGCTCTGCCAAAGCGCGACGTCAGTCAGCCACACGCCAATCGCCAGGACCATGACCGAAGTCAGCCCGGAGGTGATTCGACCCCGCACCGCGGAATCGCTTCTCCAGACGAACCACGGAAGCAGCACCAGGGGGTAAATTTTGATTAGCGCGGCCAGTGAAACGATCGCGCAAGACAGGGCTCCGCCGAAGCGTGCCTTGAACCTCGCAGCACTACCCTTCGCCAGGTTGTTCGTCTCAATACCGCTCCGCCCAATGAGGCTCTGACCAGTCCCGCTTTCCGGCAACAGCTGGTATGCGAACAACACCATCGCCATCAGGATCAGCTGAACTTGCGAGTAGTAGAAATGACTTTTGAGAAACGGCAGGAACAGGAAAATTGCCAGAACGAACAGGAATCCGCCCGCTTCGGCCTCATCCCGAACGCACTTCCACGCGAGCCACGTTGCGAACACGAAGGCAAGGATCTGAGCAAGCATCCAGGCCACGTGGGCGACTTGAGGATTGAGGACGGCGAACGGCGCAAACAGCACCAGCAACGGCGGAGGGTTGGTGGCGCCGAAAACGGGCTCCTTGAGATCATTCCAGCCTAACTGCTCGTACAGCGGCGTAAGTTCAACGCCGTAGACGTCTTTTCCTTCCAGCCACAGTTTGCTCGATACATAGTAGTGAGCGAAATCCTGCTGATCGTGTCGGTGTGACAGATAGGAAAACGCTGAATAGCAGTTGAAGAGGATCGCCAGAACCACCAGAGCCCTGATCGCGCCGACGCTGCGGAGCGACATCCAGAGATCGGCGAACCGATCGGAAGTTTGATCTACGCCAGTTGGTTCAGACATTCCATGCCAGTTAAAATAGGTTGACGCGCCCAGCGCCATCGTTGCCGGGCAAATTGTATCTGGCATTGGAAGAATCCAAAAGAGAACGCAAACTGGGTTCTCGCTTCCGTCCAAACTTTGAAAATAAAGCCCCAATGAACGTCAACCGCCAACGGCTACTCGATCGATTTCTACAATACGTTGCCATCGACACCACTGCGAACGAGAACACGGATTTCTATCCCAGCAGCCCCGGGCAACTTGAAATAGGGAAATTGCTGGTTCAGCAAATGAAGGAGATGGGAATCGAAGACGCTCACCAGAACGGCAAGGGGATTGTCATGGGGACCGTGCCTGGCAATGTGGATGCACCGGTCGTGGCATTCAATTCGCATGTCGATACTTCTCCTGAGACCAGCGGAAAAAACGTGAAAGCCCAGGTGATCGAAAACTTCGACGGCCAGGACATCACGCTGCCAGGCGATTCGTCCAAAGTCATCACGGCTGCCGAGTGTCCCGAGTTGCCACTGTGCAAGGGCAAGACCATCATCACGACGGACGGCACGACGCTGCTCGGCGGAGACGACAAGGCTGGCGTGGCGATCATTATGGAGCTGGCCAATATGCTGATCGAGAACCCGGACTTTCCCCATGGACCGGTTCGCGTTCTTTTCACTTGCGACGAAGAGATCGGACGCGGTGTCGACCACGTCAGTATTGATAAAGTAAATGCAACGGTTTGCTACAACTTTGATGGTGGCGGAGAGAACGTTGTCGACAACGAGACCTTTTCCGCGGACATGGCGACGGTCACGATCAGAGGTGTCAATATCCATCCGGCGATGGCCAAAGACCGGATGGTCAATGCGATCCGGGTGGCCGCCCGATTTCTCGAAGAACTGCCGGCAGGATTGTCGCCGGAACGTACCTCAGATCGAGAGGGTTTCCTGCACCCGTATGTGATCAAAGGAGGTGTCGACAAGGTGACTCTGAATATTTTGCTACGCGATTTCGATACGCCGCGATTGGAGCAGTACGCGGAGTTGCTGCACCAGAATGCGACAGCGATGGAGGCCGCGTTCCCGGGAGCCAAAATCAAACTCCATATTCGCAACCAGTATCGAAATCTGGGTGACGGGTTGGCAGACGAACCTCGGGCCGTCAAATTCGCCGTCGAGGCTCATGAAAAGCTGGGTCGAACGTGCAAGCTGGATGCGATCCGTGGCGGGACGGATGGTTCCAGATTGACCGAGCTGGGCTTGCCGACACCAAACTTGTCGTCCGGTCAGCACAACTTGCATTCGCCCCTGGAATGGGCCTGTTTGGACGAAATGATGGCGGCTTGCGAGATTGGGGCGGAAATTGTTCGCCGATGGAGCCAGGAACCAGCATAATCAGGTTTTGCTCGCGAAACATCGTGCCCGTCTTCTGGTTAAAATTAATAGTAACTCGCATCATTCGTTTCCAGCCCTTTCTAAACCCTCGCTGATGAATTCCCGACCTCTCATCCTTTTGATCCTGCTTGCGGCCTTGGCGTCGGTTGATCAGGATGCGTCTGCGCAATCGCAGGAAAAGGATCCTGACAAATCAAAAACGGTTCAGACGCAGAAACTGGAGAAAAAGAATTCTGACAAACCGGCGACGGCGCTGGCCAGGAATGTTAACAACGTTCTGCTGGACGTTGAGATGGAGAATATTTGCAAAGAGAAAGTAAATTTCAAGAAGTACGAAGGCAAAGTTGTCCTGATCGTCAACGTCGCGAGCAAGTGTGGTTTCACCGGTCAGTACAAACCGCTGCAGGCTTTGCATGACGAGTTCCACGAAAAGGGTCTCGAGGTCGTCGCGTTCCCCTGCAATCAGTTTGGCAAGCAGGAACCGGCAGAAGAAACCGCAATCGATAACTTTTGCAAGAAGAGGTTCGGAATCAAATTCGACTTGTTCGCCAAGGTCGATGTCAAAGGTGAGAATCAGGCAGAGCTTTTCAAGCGGCTGACCCAGCTGGATTTGAAGCCGGCTGGCAAAGGCGATATCTATTGGAACTTTGAGAAGTTTTTGATCGATAGAGACGGCAAGCCGTTTGCCCGATTCCGGTCTAACGTTTCACCTGACGACCCGGCGATCGTTTCGAAAGTAAAGTCGGCTCTGGGAATCGAAGACGGGAAGAAGGACGAACCCAAAAAAGCCGATCCTGAAAAGAAGGCTGAGCCAAAGAAATCAGACGCAAAGAAGGAAGTGCCGGACAAAAGCAAAGCCAGCGAAGCTTCCAAACAGGCCAAACAGGACGAAAAGTCATAGCTATGCTCGACGGATACCCGGCTGTCGCCACCCAGCCTGTTCAGTGGGGCGATCAGGATCTCTTCGGTCACGTCAACAACACGGTTTACTTTCGCTGGTACGAAACCTCGCGAGTTGAATACTGGTACAAGTCCGGTCTGCACGAGTTGATGCAGCCTCGCGGTTTGGGACCGATTCTCGCTTCGGTAACCTGCGACTACAAAAAACAGATTCGCTATCCCGATACGATCCGGGTCGCCGCGAAGATCCAGAAAATGGGCCTCTCCAGCGTGACGCTCGAACATGTCGTCTTCAGCGAATCACAGAATGCGATCGCTGCGACTGGAAAATCGGTCATCGTCCTGTTCAACTATCAGAAACAGCATCCCGTGCCGATCGACGGCGATATCCGGGAAACGTTCCTGAAGTTTGACCCTTTCGAGTGACGACCAGCCATGATTCCCAGAAACCTTAGCGGTGACCAGGCTGGACAGACTCCATGGCAGGAACTTGAATTTGGTGCCGCGACGATTTCTGCGTTCGCGGAACTATGCCGCCGCTCTATTATCACGCCTCTCGAATCTGCCATCAATCCAGACATTCTTTCCAATGAAGCCAAAGCGATTCTGGTTTGCGGTGGTGCACGTGGCGTCGTCGACGTTCGAGCTCACAAGGACGACTATGATTCGGTTGAGCGATTTCTCGCGATTTGCATTGAAACCGAACCGGATTCTCACGTTTTGTTTCTGCAACGTGAAGATCCTGAACAAACCGTGGCGTTCCTGGATGGGTTTGCCGAACTCTGCCGCAACGGTTTGGTGGTCCATCATCTCGGACGGGATTTTTCATTCTCAAAATCCGGGTATGCTGTTTCCAAACAACTTTGCGACGAAGGCGCCGGCGATGAGGTTAAAACGCTGATCGATTTCGCGACAAAACTGGATCACTAATGCTATCTCGTGGCCACGTTCTGCCAAGTTTTCTTGCTCCGCCGCCATCGGTCCGTAGGCTTGTGCCCCGCGCGATTGTTGCACTTTTGGCGTTTGTGTTATTTTCGTTTTCGTTAAGCGGCCAAGAAATTGTGCTGCGTGACCTCGACCGGATTCGGGGCGTCTCGGTGACGGCTGTGAATGATGAATTCCTTGAGCTTTCCAGCGGCCAGAAACTTGGCTGGGACAAGGTGTTGCAGGCTCAGGTCGATCCCGCCTGGCAGGACGAAGTTGACCGACGGATCAGTCAGTTTGGATTGCCGCTGTTTCGCTTAAAGCATCGCTTGCAGCAGAAAAGCTTTAGCGGCGCGTTTGAGATTGCCAGCCGCTGGTACGAAAACGGGGAAGACGACGTAAATATCGAAAGGCAGTTCGCGGGAGATGAAGCGAACTTTCTGGTTTGCCGAGCCATGATGCTGGGGTACATCGGTCGCGGCGAAACCGAAAAAGCGGTCGAGCCAATGATCAGAGCGTTGTTGCGGCAGGAAGAATGCTCTGCGGCGTTTCTCGAGTCTTTTTCTGAACTCGCGTTTTCAAAAGGCGAACTGGAGGTCCGAGTTTGTGACGGCTATCTTCCCGTTTGGTCTTCGGCCGAGGCAGCCACAGCGGAGTTGGACCGATTGGAGTCTTGTCTGGATCTGGATCAGTTGGCACAACGCTGGCCCGGATTGGCAGTTTACTTTTCATCGCTGGCTGTGCACGCGTCGCGGCGGCAACGAATGACGGCCTGGAGTCCTGCCATGGCGAGCGTTCCCGAGCTCCGTCGTTGGCAGCGAGTTCTCGGTAGTGACATGTCGCGGATGCCATTGTCCAGGCTGGTTGCGGATACCGAAGGTGGGATTCGCGTCGCGACGATGTTTTGGTGGGCGACCGACCAGGATCAGCAGGCTTCTGCTCCGGAGCGAGTTTTGACGTTGCTCAAGATCGTTGCAAACTATCAGTCGCAGTTTCCCGTAATTGCAAATCTGGCGCGAAAACGTGCAATCGAGTTGACGGCCGATCCACACGAACAAGTGTTGCTGCAAGAGCAGGGAAAGTCGGTGCGGAAAGCAGGAGGTAGGTAAGTCTGTCCCAGACTGGTCGTGCGCGTCCTCAGCCCGGGGACAGACTGAACTATTTGACTACAGCTCGGAAAAATCAGTCGGCGTCAAATTCCATTTTTGAATCTTTGAAACCGTATCTTTGTATTCCGGCAAATCCTTGATCGCAGCCCAGCGATCGCTGGAAATGAACGCCTTCCAATGTTCCTTGTGAGCGGCTTCGCTTTCGGCACCAAGCAGATAGATCAGATTCGGACTGTCTGGACCGGCCAATGTTCGCCCGAAGAAAACGGGGCCCAGTTTGGTGTCTCGCATCAATTGCGTTTCGCCATCGTCAAACATTTTGACTTTTCGTTTGGCCGAATCCATGTTGTGGCTCTCGTAAAGCCGCAGCTCATAAATCCGATCGGGATTGTCTGTGAAAGACGGGATTTCCATTTTTGGAATGCTGTCGAAAGCTTGCGTTACCCACGAGTCAACTCGGTTGTAAACCGGATCCTTCATGTCCTGAGCAAACCAGCCCTGGGAAGCATCCGTAAATTTTTTGTCCGCCGCAAGTTTGACGTTCAACTCCGCAAACTGTTCCAGCGATTCGAACGGAATCACCATGAACTGTGAATGGTCGTTCGGGTCGCCTTGATTGCGGAACACGCCGACGTTCTTGATTCCCAACCGCCCAAGCGCTGGCAACAACGCGTCACGCATCCATGCCTCAAGCATATTCTGCTTTTCAAAGTCGAAGACACGATAGATTCGGATTTC is part of the Mariniblastus fucicola genome and harbors:
- a CDS encoding glycosyltransferase family 87 protein; translation: MPDTICPATMALGASTYFNWHGMSEPTGVDQTSDRFADLWMSLRSVGAIRALVVLAILFNCYSAFSYLSHRHDQQDFAHYYVSSKLWLEGKDVYGVELTPLYEQLGWNDLKEPVFGATNPPPLLVLFAPFAVLNPQVAHVAWMLAQILAFVFATWLAWKCVRDEAEAGGFLFVLAIFLFLPFLKSHFYYSQVQLILMAMVLFAYQLLPESGTGQSLIGRSGIETNNLAKGSAARFKARFGGALSCAIVSLAALIKIYPLVLLPWFVWRSDSAVRGRITSGLTSVMVLAIGVWLTDVALWQSFAEHGLRIVSAWVRAAHDCYTFANAAHQLGTTISGDADSNLYVRIGSLVGALVLAAFYLRLIFSPAVPGRKNLLAEFSLLILLMLFCGGTCWWHYLVFLLLPMQVIASRMRDHLTLTALIVACVVIFLLANLKLPTANLEILKPVLNQRPLIAMLVMAVFLAFNLKSSRHAVVAER
- a CDS encoding glutathione peroxidase, with protein sequence MNSRPLILLILLAALASVDQDASAQSQEKDPDKSKTVQTQKLEKKNSDKPATALARNVNNVLLDVEMENICKEKVNFKKYEGKVVLIVNVASKCGFTGQYKPLQALHDEFHEKGLEVVAFPCNQFGKQEPAEETAIDNFCKKRFGIKFDLFAKVDVKGENQAELFKRLTQLDLKPAGKGDIYWNFEKFLIDRDGKPFARFRSNVSPDDPAIVSKVKSALGIEDGKKDEPKKADPEKKAEPKKSDAKKEVPDKSKASEASKQAKQDEKS
- the pepT gene encoding peptidase T — translated: MNVNRQRLLDRFLQYVAIDTTANENTDFYPSSPGQLEIGKLLVQQMKEMGIEDAHQNGKGIVMGTVPGNVDAPVVAFNSHVDTSPETSGKNVKAQVIENFDGQDITLPGDSSKVITAAECPELPLCKGKTIITTDGTTLLGGDDKAGVAIIMELANMLIENPDFPHGPVRVLFTCDEEIGRGVDHVSIDKVNATVCYNFDGGGENVVDNETFSADMATVTIRGVNIHPAMAKDRMVNAIRVAARFLEELPAGLSPERTSDREGFLHPYVIKGGVDKVTLNILLRDFDTPRLEQYAELLHQNATAMEAAFPGAKIKLHIRNQYRNLGDGLADEPRAVKFAVEAHEKLGRTCKLDAIRGGTDGSRLTELGLPTPNLSSGQHNLHSPLEWACLDEMMAACEIGAEIVRRWSQEPA
- a CDS encoding NIPSNAP family protein, encoding MSEFYEIRIYRVFDFEKQNMLEAWMRDALLPALGRLGIKNVGVFRNQGDPNDHSQFMVIPFESLEQFAELNVKLAADKKFTDASQGWFAQDMKDPVYNRVDSWVTQAFDSIPKMEIPSFTDNPDRIYELRLYESHNMDSAKRKVKMFDDGETQLMRDTKLGPVFFGRTLAGPDSPNLIYLLGAESEAAHKEHWKAFISSDRWAAIKDLPEYKDTVSKIQKWNLTPTDFSEL
- a CDS encoding acyl-CoA thioesterase, whose protein sequence is MLDGYPAVATQPVQWGDQDLFGHVNNTVYFRWYETSRVEYWYKSGLHELMQPRGLGPILASVTCDYKKQIRYPDTIRVAAKIQKMGLSSVTLEHVVFSESQNAIAATGKSVIVLFNYQKQHPVPIDGDIRETFLKFDPFE